The proteins below come from a single Ptychodera flava strain L36383 chromosome 6, AS_Pfla_20210202, whole genome shotgun sequence genomic window:
- the LOC139135241 gene encoding uncharacterized protein in nthA 5'region-like codes for MSHVVKTSLLFGDYLKQEYGGYFYAKAQNVRMDMTKAFDKVFENCDVLVMPTVPFKAPKLALQDATISEIWEQATNSYANMCPYNLTGHPALSINTGFSDGLPVGMMMVGRKFEESTLLKVAYAYEKMRDRM; via the exons ATGTCTCATGTCGTCAAG ACCTCCTTGCTATTTGGAGAttatttgaaacaagagtacGGTGGCTATTTTTATGCAAAGGCACAGAACGTTCGTATGGACATGACCAAGGCATTTGACAAGGTTTTTGAAAACTGTGACGTGTTGGTGATGCCTACAGTCCCTTTCAAAGCTCCAAAACTGGCCCTACAGGATGCGACAATTTCCG AAATCTGGGAGCAGGCTACGAATTCGTACGCAAATATGTGTCCATACAACCTAACTGGCCACCCAGCTCTCAGCATCAACACCGGTTTTTCTGATGGACTGCCAGTGGGAATGATGATGGTGGGGAGAAAGTTTGAAGAATCAACGTTGCTGAAAGTGGCATATGCATACGAGAAAATGCGAGATCGAATGTAG
- the LOC139134395 gene encoding amidase-like encodes MASKLHVDESSRSDKQGCCGQSARAVTSVKYPRTPGYRPRPEENKLNAWYWRCDIKGADTGKLAGKTLAIKDNVPVAGVPIMNGSYVLEGYMPEFDATIVTRILDAGGRIIGAEDLCRSGSSLSSVKGAVRNPHRIDHSAGGSSSGSGALVASGEVDMAIGGDQGGSIREPSAWCGVVGLKPTFGLVPYTGILPIELTIDHTGPITKTVYNAALLLEVIAGHDNGLDPRQPRNLQVPDYTKTLATELPGIRIGILKEGFGQSNSEDDVDTMVKKAAYEMTSLGASVEEVSVPEHKLAYHLYTAIATEGGVDMMMRGCGKFLQYP; translated from the exons ATGGCGTCAAAGCTCCATGTCGATGAAAGTTCCCGCAGTGATAAACAAG GATGTTGTGGACAGTCTGCCCGAGCCGTTACTTCAGTCAAGTATCCAAGAACACCTGGTTACAGACCTAGACCTGAAGAAAACAAACTCAATGCCTG gtACTGGCGATGTGACATAAAGGGTGCTGATACGGGCAAATTAGCAGGCAAGACTTTAGCCATCAAGGACAATGTCCCAGTAGCTGGTGTTCCTATAATGAATGGTAGTTATGTTTTAGAAGGATATATGCCTGAATTTGATGCAACCATCGTTACAAGGATACTCGATGCGG GTGGTCGCATCATCGGCGCAGAAGACTTATGTAGGTCGGGAAGTAGTTTATCTTCTGTCAAAGGAGCTGTTAGAAATCCTCATCGTATAGACCACAGTGCTGGTGGGTCTAGCAGCGGAAGTGGTGCGTTG GTCGCTAGTGGTGAGGTAGACATGGCCATTGGCGGTGACCAAGGTGGCTCTATACGTGAACCGTCTGCGTGGTGCGGTGTAGTCGGTTTGAAGCCAACCTTTGGCCTTGTGCCCTACACTGGAATTCTTCCTATAGAACTCACCATTGACCACACAGGACCTATCACAAAAACTGTCTATAATGCAGCATTGTTGCTAGAG GTAATTGCCGGTCACGATAATGGACTGGATCCAAGACAACCCAGAAATCTTCAAGTTCCTGATTACACAAAGACG TTGGCAACTGAATTACCAGGAATTAGAATAGGTATTCTCAAAGAAGGCTTTGGTCAGTCAAACTCTGAAGACGATGTCGATACCATGGTTAAGAAGGCAGCATATGAGATGACCAGTCTAGGTGCTTCAGTTGAAGAAGTTTCTGTCCCAGAACATAAGCTGG CCTATCATCTGTACACAGCAATTGCAACAGAAGGAGGAGTCGACATGATGATGAGGGGATGTGGTAAGTTTCTACAGTATCCGTGA
- the LOC139135233 gene encoding amidase-like, translating to MLRLVQQCRANVWRTASSVVPRYCSSSPDERQQSSDSSTQDEIYKAPAVRVPTVDKLAKLARKFNLDTTADELQQYIDFMASACKSFDVVDSLPEPLLPVKYPRTPGYRPRPEENKHNAWYWRCDIKGADTGKLAGKTLAIKDNIPVAGVPMMNGSYVLEGYVPEFDATIVTRILDAGGHILGKASVEDMCFSGSSFTSVKGPIRNPHKTDHSSGGSSAGSGVLVACGEVDMAIGGDQGGSIRMPSTWCGVVGLKPTFGLVPCTGTISMEVTIDFAGPITKNVYDAALLLEAIAGYDDGLDPRQPVDLEVKEYTEALVTEIPGTRIGIVKEGFGLPMSEEDVDTMVKKAAFQMTSVGAAVEEVSVPEHTLGGHLFTAFGFEGIAGMMIKGCGAGSQYKGYYPSSAVNALHRGYRTRINDMSHILKGVLLFGEYLKQDYGGYFYAKAQNIRMDVTKAFDRVFEDYDVLVMPTIPFKAPKLPNQDIAVSEIFTAGLNMIANTAPYNVTGHPALTINTGFSDGLPVGMMMVGRKFDESTLLKVAYSYEKLRDKNK from the exons ATGCTGCGACTTGTACAACAATGCCGGGCGAATGTGTGGAGGACAGCATCATCAGTAGTGCCACGGTATTGCAGTTCGTCGCCAGACGAACGTCAGCAAAGTAGTGACTCGTCAACTCAAGACG AGATCTACAAAGCTCCCGCCGTTCGAGTGCCAACTGTCGACAAGCTCGCGAAATTAGCAAGGAAATTTAATTTAGATACCACCGCCGACGAATTACAGCAATACATAG ATTTTATGGCATCTGCATGCAAGTCCTTTGATGTCGTAGACAGTCTACCTGAACCGTTACTTCCAGTCAAGTATCCAAGAACACCTGGTTACAGACCAAGAcctgaagaaaacaaacacaatgctTG gtATTGGCGATGTGACATAAAGGGTGCAGATACGGGCAAATTAGCAGGCAAGACCTTAGCCATCAAGGACAATATCCCAGTAGCTGGTGTTCCCATGATGAATGGCAGTTATGTTTTAGAGGGatacgtaccagaatttgatgCAACTATCGTTACTAGGATACTGGATGCAG GCGGCCATATCCTTGGCAAAGCATCTGTTGAAGACATGTGTTTCTCTGGAAGTAGCTTCACATCCGTCAAAGGACCCATTCGAAATCCGCACAAGACAGATCACAGTTCTGGTGGATCGAGCGCTGGCAGTGGTGTCTTGGTAG CCTGCGGTGAGGTAGACATGGCTATCGGTGGCGATCAAGGAGGTTCCATACGGATGCCCTCGACTTGGTGTGGAGTGGTTGGTTTAAAGCCAACTTTTGGGTTAGTGCCATGCACTGGCACCATTTCCATGGAGGTTACCATTGACTTCGCAGGACCTATCACGAAAAATGTTTACGATGCAGCACTGTTACTGGAG GCGATTGCTGGCTACGACGACGGTCTTGACCCAAGACAACCAGTTGATCTTGAAGTGAAAGAATACACAGAGGCG TTAGTTACCGAGATACCAGGAACTAGAATTGGCATTGTGAAGGAAGGATTTGGTTTGCCAATGTCTGAAGAAGATGTTGATACCATGGTTAAGAAGGCAGCTTTTCAGATGACAAGCGTAGGTGCTGCAGTCGAAGAGGTTTCTGTCCCAGAACACACACTTG GAGGTCACTTGTTTACGGCTTTTGGATTTGAAGGCATCGCCGGTATGATGATCAAAGGATGTG GTGCTGGTAGCCAGTATAAAGGTTATTACCCATCTAGTGCAGTCAACGCATTACACAGAGGATACAGAACCAGAATTAACGATATGTCCCACATTTTGAAG GGAGTCTTGCTTTTCGGAGAGTATCTGAAACAAGATTATGGTggttatttttatgcaaaagcTCAGAACATTCGGATGGATGTTACTAAGGCATTCGACAGGGTATTTGAAGATTATGATGTGCTGGTTATGCCTACAATCCCCTTTAAAGCTCCCAAATTACCAAATCAAGATATCGCAGTTTCTG AAATATTTACAGCTGGATTAAATATGATTGCAAACACCGCTCCATACAACGTGACTGGTCACCCAGCTCTTACAATCAACACCGGGTTTTCTGATGGGCTACCTGTAGGCATGATGATGGTCGGAAGGAAATTTGACGAGTCGACGTTGCTCAAAGTAGCATACTCCTACGAGAAATTGCGagacaaaaacaaataa
- the LOC139135216 gene encoding amidase-like isoform X2 gives MIFTCISAKTRTLNEHGQVNTDKLTLAVRSVRTRLLEATKMIRLLQQGRTSLQMSITPIYARCCSTPSNVGQQDIYKAPAVRVPTVSKLMKIADKFNMDATADELLQYRDFMASSCKAFDVVDSLPEPLPPVKYPRTPGYRPRPEENKLNAWYWRCDIKGADTGKLAGKTIAIKDNIPVAGVPMMNGSYILEGYVPEFDATIVTRILDAGGHIIGKTSAEDLCFSGNSFTCVKGAIRNPYKTDHSAGGSSSGSSALIASGDVDMAIGGDQGGSVREPSTWCGVVALKPTFGLVPYTGILPIELTLDHTGPITKNVYDAALMLEVIAGYDNGLDPRQPEKFEVHEYTAALETKLPGIRVGIVKEGFGQQNSEEDVDRMVKNAALQMTTVGAEVDEISIPEHTLGNALFAAIAFEGGADMMMKGCGAGSQYRGFYPSSTVNALHRGYRTRINDMSHILKAILLFGDYLKQEYGGYFYAKAQNISLDLTKAFDKTFEDYDVLVMPTIPFKAPKLPTQDITIPDIFETGLNTITNTAPYNVTGHPALTINTGFSDGLPVGMMMVGRKFDESTLLKVAYAYEKLRDQIE, from the exons ATGATATTCACATGCATATCAGCAAAGACGAGGACCCTGAACGAGCACGGTCAGGTAAACACTGATAAGCTCACTTTGGCCGTGCGGTCGGTAAGGACCAGACTTCTCGAAGCTACAa AAATGATACGACTTTTACAACAAGGCCGTACAAGCCTGCAGATGTCAATAACACCAATATATGCCAGGTGCTGCAGTACGCCCTCGAATGTGGGTCAACAAG ATATTTACAAAGCTCCAGCCGTACGTGTTCCAACTGTCAGTAAGCTGATGAAAATCGCGGATAAGTTCAATATGGATGCCACCGCAGACGAATTACTTCAATACCGGG ACTTCATGGCATCTTCATGCAAGGCTTTTGACGTCGTAGATAGCCTGCCTGAACCGCTACCTCCCGTCAAGTATCCACGAACACCTGGTTACAGACCAAGACCTGAAGAAAACAAACTCAATGCCTG GTATTGGAGATGTGACATAAAGGGTGCAGATACAGGCAAATTAGCAGGCAAGACCATAGCCATCAAGGACAATATCCCAGTGGCTGGTGTTCCTATGATGAATGGAAGTTATATCTTAGAGGGTtatgtaccagaatttgacgcTACTATCGTTACAAGAATTCTGGATGCAG GTGGCCATATAATTGGTAAAACAAGTGCCGAAGACCTGTGTTTCTCAGGAAATAGCTTCACATGTGTGAAGGGCGCCATCAGAAATCCATATAAGACAGATCACAGTGCTGGTGGATCTAGCAGTGGCAGTAGTGCCTTG ATCGCCAGTGGTGATGTTGACATGGCCATCGGAGGTGATCAAGGTGGTTCTGTGCGAGAACCATCTACATGGTGTGGTGTGGTCGCTTTGAAACCAACCTTTGGGTTGGTACCGTACACTGGAATCCTCCCCATTGAACTCACCCTTGATCACACAGGACCTATTACGAAGAACGTCTACGACGCAGCTTTAATGCTAGAG GTGATTGCTGGATACGACAATGGTCTTGATCCAAGGCAGCCGGAAAAGTTTGAAGTGCATGAATACACAGCGGCG CTAGAGACTAAATTACCAGGCATTAGGGTAGGCATAGTAAAAGAAGGTTTCGGTCAGCAAAACTCGGAAGAAGATGTCGACCGCATGGTGAAGAATGCGGCATTACAGATGACTACCGTCGGCGCTGAAGTTGATGAAATTTCTATTCCGGAACACACTCTTG GAAATGCCCTGTTTGCAGCGATTGCGTTCGAAGGCGGTGCTGATATGATGATGAAAGGTTGTG GTGCTGGTTCCCAGTATCGAGGTTTTTATCCATCTAGCACGGTCAATGCACTGCACAGAGGATATCGAACAAGAATCAATGACATGTCGCATATTTTGAAG GCGATCTTGCTGTTTGGAGATTATTTGAAACAGGAATACGGTGGCTATTTCTACGCCAAAGCCCAGAACATTTCTCTGGATTTGACAAAAGCTTTTGACAAGACCTTTGAAGATTATGATGTGTTGGTAATGCCAACAATTCCATTCAAAGCTCCAAAGTTGCCAACTCAGGATATAACAATTCCAG ATATCTTTGAAACTGGGCTAAACACGATTACGAACACCGCTCCATACAACGTGACTGGCCACCCAGCCCTAACCATTAATACTGGTTTTTCTGATGGACTACCTGTAGGCATGATGATGGTTGGAAGGAAGTTTGACGAGTCAACGTTGCTCAAAGTAGCCTATGCGTACGAAAAATTGCGAGATCAAATTGAATGA
- the LOC139135216 gene encoding amidase-like isoform X3 has product MHISKDEDPERARSEMIRLLQQGRTSLQMSITPIYARCCSTPSNVGQQGETSATDDIYKAPAVRVPTVSKLMKIADKFNMDATADELLQYRDFMASSCKAFDVVDSLPEPLPPVKYPRTPGYRPRPEENKLNAWYWRCDIKGADTGKLAGKTIAIKDNIPVAGVPMMNGSYILEGYVPEFDATIVTRILDAGGHIIGKTSAEDLCFSGNSFTCVKGAIRNPYKTDHSAGGSSSGSSALIASGDVDMAIGGDQGGSVREPSTWCGVVALKPTFGLVPYTGILPIELTLDHTGPITKNVYDAALMLEVIAGYDNGLDPRQPEKFEVHEYTAALETKLPGIRVGIVKEGFGQQNSEEDVDRMVKNAALQMTTVGAEVDEISIPEHTLGNALFAAIAFEGGADMMMKGCGAGSQYRGFYPSSTVNALHRGYRTRINDMSHILKAILLFGDYLKQEYGGYFYAKAQNISLDLTKAFDKTFEDYDVLVMPTIPFKAPKLPTQDITIPDIFETGLNTITNTAPYNVTGHPALTINTGFSDGLPVGMMMVGRKFDESTLLKVAYAYEKLRDQIE; this is encoded by the exons ATGCATATCAGCAAAGACGAGGACCCTGAACGAGCACGGTCAG AAATGATACGACTTTTACAACAAGGCCGTACAAGCCTGCAGATGTCAATAACACCAATATATGCCAGGTGCTGCAGTACGCCCTCGAATGTGGGTCAACAAGGTGAGACATCGGCTACAGACG ATATTTACAAAGCTCCAGCCGTACGTGTTCCAACTGTCAGTAAGCTGATGAAAATCGCGGATAAGTTCAATATGGATGCCACCGCAGACGAATTACTTCAATACCGGG ACTTCATGGCATCTTCATGCAAGGCTTTTGACGTCGTAGATAGCCTGCCTGAACCGCTACCTCCCGTCAAGTATCCACGAACACCTGGTTACAGACCAAGACCTGAAGAAAACAAACTCAATGCCTG GTATTGGAGATGTGACATAAAGGGTGCAGATACAGGCAAATTAGCAGGCAAGACCATAGCCATCAAGGACAATATCCCAGTGGCTGGTGTTCCTATGATGAATGGAAGTTATATCTTAGAGGGTtatgtaccagaatttgacgcTACTATCGTTACAAGAATTCTGGATGCAG GTGGCCATATAATTGGTAAAACAAGTGCCGAAGACCTGTGTTTCTCAGGAAATAGCTTCACATGTGTGAAGGGCGCCATCAGAAATCCATATAAGACAGATCACAGTGCTGGTGGATCTAGCAGTGGCAGTAGTGCCTTG ATCGCCAGTGGTGATGTTGACATGGCCATCGGAGGTGATCAAGGTGGTTCTGTGCGAGAACCATCTACATGGTGTGGTGTGGTCGCTTTGAAACCAACCTTTGGGTTGGTACCGTACACTGGAATCCTCCCCATTGAACTCACCCTTGATCACACAGGACCTATTACGAAGAACGTCTACGACGCAGCTTTAATGCTAGAG GTGATTGCTGGATACGACAATGGTCTTGATCCAAGGCAGCCGGAAAAGTTTGAAGTGCATGAATACACAGCGGCG CTAGAGACTAAATTACCAGGCATTAGGGTAGGCATAGTAAAAGAAGGTTTCGGTCAGCAAAACTCGGAAGAAGATGTCGACCGCATGGTGAAGAATGCGGCATTACAGATGACTACCGTCGGCGCTGAAGTTGATGAAATTTCTATTCCGGAACACACTCTTG GAAATGCCCTGTTTGCAGCGATTGCGTTCGAAGGCGGTGCTGATATGATGATGAAAGGTTGTG GTGCTGGTTCCCAGTATCGAGGTTTTTATCCATCTAGCACGGTCAATGCACTGCACAGAGGATATCGAACAAGAATCAATGACATGTCGCATATTTTGAAG GCGATCTTGCTGTTTGGAGATTATTTGAAACAGGAATACGGTGGCTATTTCTACGCCAAAGCCCAGAACATTTCTCTGGATTTGACAAAAGCTTTTGACAAGACCTTTGAAGATTATGATGTGTTGGTAATGCCAACAATTCCATTCAAAGCTCCAAAGTTGCCAACTCAGGATATAACAATTCCAG ATATCTTTGAAACTGGGCTAAACACGATTACGAACACCGCTCCATACAACGTGACTGGCCACCCAGCCCTAACCATTAATACTGGTTTTTCTGATGGACTACCTGTAGGCATGATGATGGTTGGAAGGAAGTTTGACGAGTCAACGTTGCTCAAAGTAGCCTATGCGTACGAAAAATTGCGAGATCAAATTGAATGA
- the LOC139135216 gene encoding amidase-like isoform X1, translated as MIFTCISAKTRTLNEHGQVNTDKLTLAVRSVRTRLLEATKMIRLLQQGRTSLQMSITPIYARCCSTPSNVGQQGETSATDDIYKAPAVRVPTVSKLMKIADKFNMDATADELLQYRDFMASSCKAFDVVDSLPEPLPPVKYPRTPGYRPRPEENKLNAWYWRCDIKGADTGKLAGKTIAIKDNIPVAGVPMMNGSYILEGYVPEFDATIVTRILDAGGHIIGKTSAEDLCFSGNSFTCVKGAIRNPYKTDHSAGGSSSGSSALIASGDVDMAIGGDQGGSVREPSTWCGVVALKPTFGLVPYTGILPIELTLDHTGPITKNVYDAALMLEVIAGYDNGLDPRQPEKFEVHEYTAALETKLPGIRVGIVKEGFGQQNSEEDVDRMVKNAALQMTTVGAEVDEISIPEHTLGNALFAAIAFEGGADMMMKGCGAGSQYRGFYPSSTVNALHRGYRTRINDMSHILKAILLFGDYLKQEYGGYFYAKAQNISLDLTKAFDKTFEDYDVLVMPTIPFKAPKLPTQDITIPDIFETGLNTITNTAPYNVTGHPALTINTGFSDGLPVGMMMVGRKFDESTLLKVAYAYEKLRDQIE; from the exons ATGATATTCACATGCATATCAGCAAAGACGAGGACCCTGAACGAGCACGGTCAGGTAAACACTGATAAGCTCACTTTGGCCGTGCGGTCGGTAAGGACCAGACTTCTCGAAGCTACAa AAATGATACGACTTTTACAACAAGGCCGTACAAGCCTGCAGATGTCAATAACACCAATATATGCCAGGTGCTGCAGTACGCCCTCGAATGTGGGTCAACAAGGTGAGACATCGGCTACAGACG ATATTTACAAAGCTCCAGCCGTACGTGTTCCAACTGTCAGTAAGCTGATGAAAATCGCGGATAAGTTCAATATGGATGCCACCGCAGACGAATTACTTCAATACCGGG ACTTCATGGCATCTTCATGCAAGGCTTTTGACGTCGTAGATAGCCTGCCTGAACCGCTACCTCCCGTCAAGTATCCACGAACACCTGGTTACAGACCAAGACCTGAAGAAAACAAACTCAATGCCTG GTATTGGAGATGTGACATAAAGGGTGCAGATACAGGCAAATTAGCAGGCAAGACCATAGCCATCAAGGACAATATCCCAGTGGCTGGTGTTCCTATGATGAATGGAAGTTATATCTTAGAGGGTtatgtaccagaatttgacgcTACTATCGTTACAAGAATTCTGGATGCAG GTGGCCATATAATTGGTAAAACAAGTGCCGAAGACCTGTGTTTCTCAGGAAATAGCTTCACATGTGTGAAGGGCGCCATCAGAAATCCATATAAGACAGATCACAGTGCTGGTGGATCTAGCAGTGGCAGTAGTGCCTTG ATCGCCAGTGGTGATGTTGACATGGCCATCGGAGGTGATCAAGGTGGTTCTGTGCGAGAACCATCTACATGGTGTGGTGTGGTCGCTTTGAAACCAACCTTTGGGTTGGTACCGTACACTGGAATCCTCCCCATTGAACTCACCCTTGATCACACAGGACCTATTACGAAGAACGTCTACGACGCAGCTTTAATGCTAGAG GTGATTGCTGGATACGACAATGGTCTTGATCCAAGGCAGCCGGAAAAGTTTGAAGTGCATGAATACACAGCGGCG CTAGAGACTAAATTACCAGGCATTAGGGTAGGCATAGTAAAAGAAGGTTTCGGTCAGCAAAACTCGGAAGAAGATGTCGACCGCATGGTGAAGAATGCGGCATTACAGATGACTACCGTCGGCGCTGAAGTTGATGAAATTTCTATTCCGGAACACACTCTTG GAAATGCCCTGTTTGCAGCGATTGCGTTCGAAGGCGGTGCTGATATGATGATGAAAGGTTGTG GTGCTGGTTCCCAGTATCGAGGTTTTTATCCATCTAGCACGGTCAATGCACTGCACAGAGGATATCGAACAAGAATCAATGACATGTCGCATATTTTGAAG GCGATCTTGCTGTTTGGAGATTATTTGAAACAGGAATACGGTGGCTATTTCTACGCCAAAGCCCAGAACATTTCTCTGGATTTGACAAAAGCTTTTGACAAGACCTTTGAAGATTATGATGTGTTGGTAATGCCAACAATTCCATTCAAAGCTCCAAAGTTGCCAACTCAGGATATAACAATTCCAG ATATCTTTGAAACTGGGCTAAACACGATTACGAACACCGCTCCATACAACGTGACTGGCCACCCAGCCCTAACCATTAATACTGGTTTTTCTGATGGACTACCTGTAGGCATGATGATGGTTGGAAGGAAGTTTGACGAGTCAACGTTGCTCAAAGTAGCCTATGCGTACGAAAAATTGCGAGATCAAATTGAATGA
- the LOC139135216 gene encoding amidase-like isoform X4: MIRLLQQGRTSLQMSITPIYARCCSTPSNVGQQGETSATDDIYKAPAVRVPTVSKLMKIADKFNMDATADELLQYRDFMASSCKAFDVVDSLPEPLPPVKYPRTPGYRPRPEENKLNAWYWRCDIKGADTGKLAGKTIAIKDNIPVAGVPMMNGSYILEGYVPEFDATIVTRILDAGGHIIGKTSAEDLCFSGNSFTCVKGAIRNPYKTDHSAGGSSSGSSALIASGDVDMAIGGDQGGSVREPSTWCGVVALKPTFGLVPYTGILPIELTLDHTGPITKNVYDAALMLEVIAGYDNGLDPRQPEKFEVHEYTAALETKLPGIRVGIVKEGFGQQNSEEDVDRMVKNAALQMTTVGAEVDEISIPEHTLGNALFAAIAFEGGADMMMKGCGAGSQYRGFYPSSTVNALHRGYRTRINDMSHILKAILLFGDYLKQEYGGYFYAKAQNISLDLTKAFDKTFEDYDVLVMPTIPFKAPKLPTQDITIPDIFETGLNTITNTAPYNVTGHPALTINTGFSDGLPVGMMMVGRKFDESTLLKVAYAYEKLRDQIE, translated from the exons ATGATACGACTTTTACAACAAGGCCGTACAAGCCTGCAGATGTCAATAACACCAATATATGCCAGGTGCTGCAGTACGCCCTCGAATGTGGGTCAACAAGGTGAGACATCGGCTACAGACG ATATTTACAAAGCTCCAGCCGTACGTGTTCCAACTGTCAGTAAGCTGATGAAAATCGCGGATAAGTTCAATATGGATGCCACCGCAGACGAATTACTTCAATACCGGG ACTTCATGGCATCTTCATGCAAGGCTTTTGACGTCGTAGATAGCCTGCCTGAACCGCTACCTCCCGTCAAGTATCCACGAACACCTGGTTACAGACCAAGACCTGAAGAAAACAAACTCAATGCCTG GTATTGGAGATGTGACATAAAGGGTGCAGATACAGGCAAATTAGCAGGCAAGACCATAGCCATCAAGGACAATATCCCAGTGGCTGGTGTTCCTATGATGAATGGAAGTTATATCTTAGAGGGTtatgtaccagaatttgacgcTACTATCGTTACAAGAATTCTGGATGCAG GTGGCCATATAATTGGTAAAACAAGTGCCGAAGACCTGTGTTTCTCAGGAAATAGCTTCACATGTGTGAAGGGCGCCATCAGAAATCCATATAAGACAGATCACAGTGCTGGTGGATCTAGCAGTGGCAGTAGTGCCTTG ATCGCCAGTGGTGATGTTGACATGGCCATCGGAGGTGATCAAGGTGGTTCTGTGCGAGAACCATCTACATGGTGTGGTGTGGTCGCTTTGAAACCAACCTTTGGGTTGGTACCGTACACTGGAATCCTCCCCATTGAACTCACCCTTGATCACACAGGACCTATTACGAAGAACGTCTACGACGCAGCTTTAATGCTAGAG GTGATTGCTGGATACGACAATGGTCTTGATCCAAGGCAGCCGGAAAAGTTTGAAGTGCATGAATACACAGCGGCG CTAGAGACTAAATTACCAGGCATTAGGGTAGGCATAGTAAAAGAAGGTTTCGGTCAGCAAAACTCGGAAGAAGATGTCGACCGCATGGTGAAGAATGCGGCATTACAGATGACTACCGTCGGCGCTGAAGTTGATGAAATTTCTATTCCGGAACACACTCTTG GAAATGCCCTGTTTGCAGCGATTGCGTTCGAAGGCGGTGCTGATATGATGATGAAAGGTTGTG GTGCTGGTTCCCAGTATCGAGGTTTTTATCCATCTAGCACGGTCAATGCACTGCACAGAGGATATCGAACAAGAATCAATGACATGTCGCATATTTTGAAG GCGATCTTGCTGTTTGGAGATTATTTGAAACAGGAATACGGTGGCTATTTCTACGCCAAAGCCCAGAACATTTCTCTGGATTTGACAAAAGCTTTTGACAAGACCTTTGAAGATTATGATGTGTTGGTAATGCCAACAATTCCATTCAAAGCTCCAAAGTTGCCAACTCAGGATATAACAATTCCAG ATATCTTTGAAACTGGGCTAAACACGATTACGAACACCGCTCCATACAACGTGACTGGCCACCCAGCCCTAACCATTAATACTGGTTTTTCTGATGGACTACCTGTAGGCATGATGATGGTTGGAAGGAAGTTTGACGAGTCAACGTTGCTCAAAGTAGCCTATGCGTACGAAAAATTGCGAGATCAAATTGAATGA